The window ACAAAGGAGTGTCCGCAGTCGGTGCAGCGCCAGCGGGTGGTGCCTTTGCTGGTGGTGCCGTTTTTCTTGGTGGTGTGGCTGCATACGGGGCAGCGGGGTCGGTTTGTGGTCACCGCTTACAGCCAATCGAGCGGGCCTAGCAGAAGGCGGCACCGGGGTGGGTTAACGTGCGGGAAATAGCTGTTCGGGAGCTATTAAACCCCGGTTTAGTGGCACTGTGCTGGGGCTACGCAGAGTCACGGACACACTTTTTAGTGCTTAACCCAGCAGTCCTGTCCTGCTCTTATCCGTGAGGTGCCGAGAGGGCATCAGGTGGGTCCTGTGCGGGAAAGTTACGGGACAACTCCTGCCGTACACGCGGCGGGTTGTCCGGGGGCGGGCTGGGCAGGTTCGAGAGGACATGGTCGAGAGGGGAGTGGTCTCGACCTTGGTGGGCCCGGGGCGGGGTCGTCTCGACGATGTGGTCTCGACGTTGTGTCAGGGGACGAGGCGGCGGCGTCGAGAAGCAATCTGTAACTGGAATCACAAACTGCCAATCCTGCGATGGCCGTCACTGCTAAGGTGAATAAAAAACGAGTCGACTCATCTCTTCGGTCACTCATCAACCACCTGAGATCAGCACTGACGGAGGACATCATGGCCATCCACCACCGGATCGTCATCATCGGCGGCGGCAACGCCGGCATCAGCGTCGCAGCACGGCTGCGCATCAAGGGGCAGGACGACATCGCCGTCATCGAGCCCAGCGACAAGCACTACTACCAGCCGCTCTGGACCATGATCGGCGGCGGTCAGGGCAACATCAAGAGCACCGAGCGCCCGCAGGCAAGTGTCATGCCGCAGGGCGTGGCGTGGATCAAGGGCGCCGCGGAGGGCGTGGACCCGGAGAAGAACGAGGTGCGCCTCAGCGACGGCACCGTGGTGTCCTACGACTACCTCGTGGTGTGCCCGGGCATCCAGCTGGACTGGGACAAGACGCCGGGACTGCCGGAAGCGCTGAAAACGCCGAATGTGTCCAGCAACTACCGTTTCGATCTCGCCCCGAAGACCTGGCAGATGATCAAGCACATGAAGCAGGGCACGGCCGTGTTCACCATGCCGACCGACCCGATCAAGTGCGGCGGCGCCCCGCAGAAGATCGCCTACCTGGCGGCGGACCACTGGCGGAAGGAGGGCGTGCTCGATGACATCCACGTGATCCTCGTGCTGCCGTCACCGGGCATGTTCGGTGTGAAAGTGTTCTCGGATGAGCTGGAGAAGGTGGCCGCGAAGTACGGCATCGACGTGCGTTTCAACTCCGAGCTCACGGAGGTGGACGGCGCGACGCAGACGGCGACCATCCGCGACAACTCCAGCGGCGAGTCGGAGGACATCCACTACGACATCATGCACGTGGTGCCGAAGCAGTCCGCGCCGGACTGGGTGAAGAACAGCCCGCTGGCCGACCCGGACAACCCGCTGGGGTACGTCAAGGTGGACAAGCACACGCTGCAGCACACGGAGTACCCGAACGTGTTCTCGCTGGGTGACGCCTCGAGTGCGCCGAACTCGAAGACGGGTGCGGCGATCCGTAAGCAGGCGCCGGTGCTGGTGAAGAACCTGCTGGCGGCGATGGAGGGCCGCGCGCTGTCCCCGACGTACGAGGGCTACGCCTCGTGTCCGCTGGTCACGTCGCAGCGTTCGGTGCTGCTGGCGGAGTTCAACTACAAGATGGAGCCGACGCCGTCGATCCCGGTGATCGACACGACGAAGCCGCGTTTCGACATGTGGGTGCTCAAGCGTTACGGACTGCCGTTCATGTACTGGAACCTCATTCTCAAGGGTCGCGCCTGACGGCGACGTTTTCAATAAGGTTTCAATAAGTTAGTCTGTGGTCATGGCACACGATCATGACCACGGACACGCGCCCCTGCGCGCACTCGGCGTCGCGGCCGCCATCACCGGCACCATCTTCACCGCCGAACTCGTCGGCGGCCTCGTCTCCGGCTCCCTCGCGCTGCTCTCGGACGCCATGCACATGCTTTCCGACGCCGCCGGCCTCCTCATCGCCCTCCTCGCGGCGCTGGTGGGGAAGAGGGCGGCGTCGGCAAGCGCGACGTTCGGGTACCGCCGCGTCGAGGTCCTCGCGGCGCTGTTCAACGCCGTCGCTGTGACGGGCGTGGTGGTGTGGATCCTCGTGCAGGCGATCGGGCGCCTCGGCGGGCACCACGACATCGACACCACGATGATGCTCGGCGTCGCCGTCGTGGGTCTGGTGGCCAACGCGGCCTCGGCGTGGGTGCTCTCGCGCCACGGAGGGGACGACCTCAACGTCCGCGGTGCCCTGCTCCACGTCCTGGCGGACCTGCTCGGTTCGGTGGCGGTCATCATCGCCGGCCTGGTCATCCGGTGGACCGGCTGGGCACCGGCGGACACGATCGCCTCCCTGGCCATCGTCGCCTTCGTCCTGCCGCGCTCACTCGGCCTGCTGTGGCAGACACTGGGGGTGCTCATGGAGAGGGCGCCGCGGGGCGTCGATACGCGGGAGGTGGAACGGGTGCTCGCCGGGCTGCCGGGGGTCACCGACGTCCACGACCTGCACGTGTGGTCCATGGACGGCGTCACGCCGCTGGCCACGGCCCATCTCGTCGTCGACGAAGCGTGCGTGCCGGCAGGGGAGTGCGGGGTGCTCGGGGCGGCCCAGGCGGCGCTGCGGGAACTGCACATCGAGCACTCGACGATCCAGCTCGAGCACCCGGGGCACGTCGAGCACGAGGCGGTGTGCCGGGGTCAGTAGTGGGAGAAGGCCACTTCGGCGATCCCGTACTCAACGACCGCGTAATCCCCGGTCTCAGTGGCGGTGAACTGCAGGCCCCGACCATGCTCGCGATCCACCGCCAACAACCCCGGGACCTTGTCGAGAGCGTCAGCGATGCGCGCCGTCATCTCCGGTGACAGACGAGGAGGATCTCCCCTCACCCGGAATCTCGACGACCGTCTCGAAGTCCTGGAACTCGAAGCTCACATCTCCTCGATGTCGTACCGCGAGATCTCCGCGGCGGGGACGGTGTGCGCGTCACCCTGCAGGTCCACGCACTCGAAGGCGGCCTCCGGGTCCTCGGACTCGAGGACCGCGCGGAGACGCTCGACGTTGTCGACCTCCGGCAGGTCGTTCTCGTCCTTCTCCTCCGAGTGGGCGGGGAACCTGAGGGTCAGGTCGTTGATGGTCGTCACGGTGAGCACGTTCATTCGCATGTGCCTGAGGCTACCTGTGTCCTACCTCACACGCAGAACGCCCCCGCCCCCGGGGCAGGGGGCGAGGGTGTTGAGGCGAGAGGAGTGGACTACTTTTTCTTGGGGCCGGCCTCGGCGTCCGGGTCGGTGACGTCGTCGACGGACTCCACCTCGGCGGCGTCGGCGTCGGCGGTATCGGCCGTGTCGGTAGTGGAGAGATCCTCCACGATCTCGAACTCACCGGCCTCGTCCTCGGCGGCGGTGCGGTGCTTCTCCAGCTGCTCGTCGAGGGCGGAGAGCAGCTCCTCGTCGCGCTCCTCCGGGACGCCCTCCTCGGGGGTCTCGGTGGAGTAGACCAGCTTCGACTCGGCCGGGGCCTCGCCGCCGGAGAAGTCCTCCACACGCGGCGGGGTGTCGCCCGGGGCGTCCTCGCGGCGGGTGAACCAGTAGACGGCGCCGCCGATCGCGGAGACGAGCAGCGCGGCGAGGCCGACCATCGTCCAGTTGCGGCGGCACTGCGCCTTGCGGGCGCGCTTCCTGGCCGGGGTGTTGTCGGCGACCTTGGCCAGGCGGGCCTTGGCGGCGTCGAGACGCAGGTGGGCCGCCTGGGTGACGTTGCCTGCCTCACGGCGGCCCTCGTCGATGAGCGACTCGCCGCGGGCCCGCAGCTCGTCGAGGTCGACGCGGTTGGCGGCGTCGGAAAGCAGGTCGTAGGCCTCGCGGACCTTCTGCTCGTTGTACTCCTTCACGCGGCCGCGGACGGCGGTGAATGCGTCCAGCATCATCTTGATCGTTGCGGGGTTCACGGTGTGCTCCTTGTTCAGTGGGTCATTCTCCCTCCCAGACTAGCGGCGAAGCCTCGATCAGGGCGGGTTTCCGGATGTGTGGAACCTGGGGAAATGAAACTGAACCGCTTGGTCCATTTTTGTCCGAAAATCGGCCCTCGGGGGTGAATTATATTCATGCTAGGGTGGGGTTATCGCCGCAGGTCACGCGGCAAACCGGAAATAGCACCTTTAGGAAAATTACCCGCCGCAAACCGTTGGCTTGCTACATTCACAGCCACTTGCCCAACGGGATGTCTGAAGGAGGAAAACACATGAACGCAAACGCGCCGCAGTACAGCGCCAAGCGTCGATTCTCCGCCTCCGCCCCGTTGGACACCTTCGATCCCGAGGAATGGCGCCAGGCCCCCGTGCCGGAGCGCACCTCCCTCTCCTTCGAGGTCATGCCCCCGCGCCACGACGCGGACGAGGCCAAGATCGACGAACTGCTGGACACGCTGCAGTCCTACAACCCGGACTACATCTCCGTCACCAGCTCCCGGAACTCCGGCTGGCTCGAGGGCACCGCGAAGTTCATCGCGAAGATCAGCGCCCAGACCCGCATCCCGACGGTCGCCCACCTGGCCTGCACCGCCGGCACCCGCGAGGAGCTCATCGGCTGGATCAACCGGCTCATGGACTCCGGCGTCCGCGGCCTGCTCGCCCTCCGCGGCGACCTCGCAGAAGGACAGACCGGTATGCCTGAGGGTTACCTCAAGCACGCGACCGACCTCATCAACCTCATCCAGGAGATCGAGGAGGAGCAGGTCGCCCGCTTCGGCGCCGGCCGCCTCGCCATCGGCGTCGCCGCCTACCCCAGCGGCCACGAGGAGTCGACCAGCCGCGACGAGGACATCGACGTCCTCCTGGCCAAGCAGCGCCTGGGCGCCGACTTCGCCATCACCCAGCTCTTCTTCGACGCCGAGGACTACCTCCGCTTCCTGGAGCGCGCCCGCCTGGCAGGCGTCCGCATCCCGCTCATCCCCGGCATCATGCCGATGACGAGCGTCGCGAGACTACGTCGAATGGGACAGCTCTCCGGCCTTACCGTCCCCGACCGGCTGATCAGCCGACTGGAGGCGGCAGGCCCGGAGAGCGAGTACCAGACGGGCCTCGACCTCACGGCCGAGCTCGCGCAGACCATCCTGGACGCCGGTGCCGGGGGGATGCACGTGTACACGTTCAACCGGCCGGACACCACCACCGAACTGCTGGACCGCATCGGCATCACCCCCGACCCTCGGGTTAGGGAGTGAGGCGGGAGACCGCCGCCGCTGCATCTCATGTTGATAGCGACCTGCTGCACGCACCGGGAGCCCCCGAAGCAGACCAGGTTGTACACCCAAGATTTTCCGAAAGGCCTCCCTTTTCATGTCTTCCACCGCTTTCCCCACCTTCACCATCGAGGGCTACCCGCGCGTCGGCGCCAACCGCGAGCTCAAGAAGGCCCTCGAGTCCTTCTGGGCCGGCCGCATCGACGAGGAGACCTTCATCTCCTCCGCGCACTCCATCCGCCTGGAGAACTACGCCCGTCTGCGTGACCTCGGCCTGGACCAGGACTACGCCATCCCGGCCGACGTCGCCCTCTACGACCAGGTGCTCGAGACCGGCGTCACCGTCGGCCTGATCGGTGGCGACGCCGCCGAGGTCGACCTCACCGAGTACTTCGCCCTGGCCCGCGGCACCGCCGAGCGTTCCCCGCTCGAGATGACCAAGTGGTTCGACACCAACTACCACTACCTCGTCCCGGAGGTCGCCGAGGACACCGTCATCACCCCGCGCCCGCAGCGCATCCTCGACATCGTCGCCGAGGCCAAGGAGGCCGGCCACACCGTCCGTCCGTTCCTGGTCGGCCCGGTCACCCTGCTGGCCAAGTCCAAGGCCGCCGAGAACGCCGGCGAGGGCTTCAACCCGCTGTCCCGCCTCGAGGACCTCACCGCCGCCTACGCCCAGGTCCTCGCCGCCCTCAAGGAGGCCGGCGTGGAGTGGGTCCAGCTCGCCGAGCCGGCCCTGGTCGCCGACCTGACCATCCGTTCCGACGCCGACCTGGCCGCCGACGCGAAGGCCACCTACGAGGCGCTCCTCGGCTCCGAGGACCGCCCGCAGGTCCTCATCACCACCCCCTACGGTGCCCTGCGCAACGGCCTCGACGCCCTCGTCGCCGCCAAGCCGGAGGCCCTGCAGGTCGACCTCGCACCGGTCACCCTCGCCAACGAGGAGGGCTACGTCGAGCGCGTCGCCAAGGCAGTCGCCGGCACCGGCATCACCCTGGCCGCCGGCGTCATCGACGGCCGCAACATCTGGGCCGCCGACCTGCGCGAGCGCCTCTCCGTCCTGGAGGAGCTGAAGAAGGGCGGCGTCGAGAAGATCGCCGTCACCTCCTCCGTCTCCCTGCAGCACGTCCCGCACACCGTCTCCGTGGAGAAGAACCTCCCGGTCGACGTCGCCGGCTGGCTCTCCTTCGCCGACGAGAAGATCGGCGAGGCACAGGCCCTGGCCACCGCACTCGAGGGCGGCTCCGTCGCCGCCGCAGACGCCTTCGCCCGCTCCGACCGCGCCGTGCGCACCCGTCGTGAGTCCGCCCGCACCCACAACCAGGCCGTCCAGGACCGCGTCGCCGCTCTGCCGGACGGCCAGGTCGCACGCGAGCCGGAGTTCGAGGGCCGCGTCGAGGCACAGAAGGTGCTCAACCTGCCGAAGCTGCCGACCACCACGATCGGCTCCTTCCCGCAGACCACCGAGATCCGCAAGGCACGCGCCGACCACCGCTCCGGCGCCCTCACCGACGAGCAGTACACCGACGCCCTCAAGGACGAGGTCAAGTCCGTCATCGAGCTGCAGGAGCGCCTCGGCATCGACGTCCTCGTCCACGGCGAGCCCGAGCGCAACGACATGGTCCAGTACTTCGCCGAGCTTCTCGACGGCTTCGTGACCACCGAGCACGGCTGGGTCCAGTCCTACGGCTCCCGCTGCACCCGCCCGTCCATCGTCGTCGGCGACGTCTCCCGCCCGAAGGCCATGACCGTCGAGTGGGCCAAGTACGCCCAGTCCCTCTCCGACAAGCACGTCAAGGGCATGCTGACCGGCCCGGTCACCATCCTCGCGTGGTCCTTCACCCGTGACGACGTTCCGAAGTCCGTCTCCGCCGACCAGATCGGCGTCGCCCTCGCCGACGAGGTCGCCGACCTCGAGGCCGCCGGCATCAACGTCATCCAGATCGACGAGCCGGCCCTGCGCGAGCTGCTGCCGCTGCGTGAGGAGGACCGCCCGGCATACCTGGACTGGGCCGTCCGCTCCTTCCGCCTCGTCTCCCTGGACGCGAAGCCGACCACCCAGATCCACACCCACCTCTGCTACTCGGAGTTCGGGCAGATCATCGACGCCGTCGCCGCCCTCGACGCCGACGTCACCTCCATCGAGGCCGCCCGCTCCCGCATGGAGCTGCTGGGTGACCTGGACGAGTCCTTCCACTCCGAGATCGGCCCGGGCATCTGGGACATCCACTCCCCGCGCGTCCCGGACGTCGCCGAGCTCACCGAGCTGATCAAGGCCGCCCTGGTCAACGTCCCGACCGAGCGCCTCTGGGTCAACCCGGACTGCGGTCTGAAGACCCGCGGCTACGCCGAGACCGAGGCGTCCCTGCGCAACATGGTCCTCGCCCGCGACCTCGTGGTCGAGTCCCTGTAACACCTGCGTAGCAACTACGTTGCGGGCCCGGTTCCACTTCGGTGGGGCCGGGCCCCTCGTGATTCCGGGGGCGGCTAGCGCTCGTCGATGACCTCCGCGAAGGCGGCCACCTTCCGGCGGAGATCCTCGATGAGGGCGTCCCCGTCCCTCCGGGACTTCTCCTCCGACGCCGGGTCATCCCAGCCTGTCTCCCAGTGGTGGTGGGACCGCCAGTGGTCGCACCATGCGTAGAGCCGCTGCGTCAGCGACTCGGACAGGCCGTAGTCCCGTGGCGCCATCAGATAGGTGTCCGTGCCGTTCTCCCAGAGCGGGGAGTCGGCGCCCCAGTCCGCGAAGAACCGGATTTTCCTCCGGTAGCGGTGGTCCGGTCGTGCGTTGTCATCATGGCGGGTCATGGCACCAGCCTAGTGGCGTCGGGGACACCGGCGGGAGGCTGTCGCTGACCTCCGGGGAACGGTTTTTCGCTAGACTGTCCCGCATGACCAACAAGACCGCTACCGCGACGCTGCACACCAACCGTGGTGACATCGTCATCGAGCTCTTCGGCAACCACGCACCGGCCACCGTGGCCAACTTCGTCGGCCTGGCCGACGGCTCCAAGGAGTACTCCACCGAGAACGCCTCCGGCGAGAAGTCCGGCCCGTTCTACGACGGCGCCGTGTTCCACCGCGTCATCGACGGCTTCATGATCCAGGGCGGCGACCCGACCGGCACCGGCCGTGGCGGCCCGGGCTACATGTTCGCCGACGAGTTCCACCCGGAGCTCCGCTTCGATCGTCCGTACCTGCTCGCCATGGCCAACGCCGGCCCGGGCACCAACGGCTCCCAGTTCTTCATCACCGTGGGCCCGACCCCGCACCTGAACAACCGCCACACCATCTTCGGTGAGGTCGTCGACGCGGAGTCCCAGAAGGTCGTCGACGCGATCGCCTCCACCCCCACCGACCGCATGGACCGCCCGGTGGACCCGGTCATGATCGAGTCCGTCACCATCGCCTAAGTCTCTGCTCCACCCCGGCCCGCGCCGTCGCTTGTCGACGCCCGCGGGCCTTCCTCATTCCAGGAGTCCTCACCATGCTCACCCTGCGCCGTTGGTGGGAGCAGGCCCCCGCCACCACGCTCTTCACCGCCCTGGCCGTCGTGGTGTACATCATCACCGCCGTGCAGTCGCGGTCACTGATGAACAACCTCTCCGCCTCCTCCCTGGGCGACGCCTGGCTCCTCTACGGCCCGGAGGTCTCCACCGGGGGCCTCGACCGTCTGCGGGCCCTCGGGGCGGCCTTCCTCCACATCGACCTGGGCCACGTGGCCATCAACGGGTTCCTCCTCATGCTCATCGGCCGGGAGATCGAGCGATTCGCCGGCACGGCCCTCTACACCGCGGCGTTCCTCACGGGGGCGGTGGGCGCGTCGGCGACCGTCCTGTGGATGGACTGGGCCCAACCCACCGCTGGCGCCTCCGGGGCGCTGTTCGCACTCATGATGCTGCTCGTCGGCGTGGCGCGCGTCAGTGGCGGGGATCTGCGCGCCCCGCTGGCGTTCGTCGGCGTCAACGTCATCTACACCTTCCTGGCGCCCTCGGTGTCGCTGTGGGGACACATGGGTGGCCTGCTGACGGGTGGGGCCATGCTGTTCTTCTTCGTGCACCCGGATGTGCGGGTCCGCTGGGCGGGGGTCCTGGCGGTGCTGACGGCGTCGGTGGTCGCCGTGGGGCTTGTGTAACTTGTGATTCGAAAGTTATCCACAGGCTGGGGATAGATCTGTGGAGAATGTGAAGAATCTCTCGTTACACAAGTTCTCCCCAGCCTGTGGATAACTATGTGGACAGTTTTCCCCACCTGCGCAAATGTTCGAATCTTCAGGTGAATCGCGTGCTCCCGGGCCTGTGGATCGATGTGTATGGTGTGATTTTCGAGTAATCACACCCGTGTAACTATCCACAGTGTGGATAACTGCTGTGGATGAATTTACCTCCCGTTCACCGGTGGATAACCCGGTGGAATCCCGGCGGTCCCTGTGGACAACTGGGGATAACCGGCCGTTCTGTGCACAACAACCACAACCGTCACGCCCGTCCCCGGGGTGGTCGTTTCGCAGGTTTCACAGCGTCGAGCTCACATCGTCGAGACGAGTCCGCCACGGGGCCGCACGGTCGAGAGGACATGTGCTCCCGACCATCTCGTCTCGAACTTGCTGAAAGGCGGCGGGCATGAAAAAGCCCCGACCGCCGCACAAGGGGCAGTCGGGGCCGCAGACCCGCCAGGCAGACGCAGGGGGCGTTAACGCCAGCCCATCGTCATGAGGAGACCGATGACGAACAGTCCGAAACCGATGCCGTAGTTCCAGGCGCCCAGCTCGACCATGAAGCCGATCTGGTGGCCGGCGAGGTAGTTGACGATCAGCCAGCCCAGGCCCGCCAGCATGAAGCCGAACATGATGGCCTTGTACCAGACCGGGGTACCGCCGGTGTTGATCTTGACCGGGGTGCGGTTGGCGCTGGAGGTGGTGGCGGGGATGGTGTTCTTGGTGATCTTTGCCTTGGGCATTGTCACGGGCCTTTCAGGTGTGGGTACCGGCGGTTCAGTGGGTCTAAGAGTAGCAGCGGGGGGTCAGCGGCGGCCGAGTAGTCCGTCGAGCGGACCGCCGGGTGTCTCGGCGGGGTCGGCCTGGGACTCGGGGAGGAAGACGCCGACGTCGAACCTCCAGAGGCGCAGGGTGACCACGCTGTCCTTGCGGATCTGCCCACCGCCCAGGGGTTCGGTGGCGGCGACGAGGCCGGCGTCGACAAGCGCGCCGGTGGCGACGGGTTCGCCGACGCGGACCGCGCCGGTGTGGCCGGCCTCGCGGAGGACCTCGCGGGCGCGGGTCTCGTTGAGGCGGGTGACGTCGGGCAGGGTCATGAGCATGCCGTTGGACACCTCCAGCAGGACGGTGTCGCCGCGGCGGGCCTGGGCGCCCTCGTTGTCCACGCGGAGGACGCGGCCCTCGGGTTCGGCGGAGTCGACGACGGTGACCTGCGGGACGAAACCGAGGCTGCTCAGCGTCGCCTCGGCCTGTTCGACCTGCATGCCGGACAGGACGGGGATGCGGACGAGGGCGGGGCCGGTGGAGACGGTGATGGTCACGCGGGAGCCCTTGGAGATCTGCGCGCCGGCCGGCGGGTTCTGCTCCATGATGCGGCCGGCGGTGACGGTCTCGGAGGTGTCCTCGTTGACCTGCTGCTCGAGGAGGAGCTCCACCTCGGCGAGGGCGTCGGCGGCCTCCTGCGGGGTCATGCCGGTGACGTCAGGGACGTCGGTGATCTCGCGGCCGCTGGAGACGGTCATCGTCACCGAGGTGCCCTTCTGCAGCTGTGAGCCGGCGGTCGGGTTGGTGCGGATGACGGTGCCGCGGGGGACGTCGGGGGAGGGTTCCTCGTTGACGTCGACACGCAGTTCGAGGGCCTCGAGGCGGGCCGTCGCGTCCTGGCGGGGCAGGCCGGTGACGTCCGGGACGGACACCATCTGCCGGGCGGCGTTGTCCTCGGGGCCGCGCAGCGTGTCCCACACGAAGACGCCGCCGAGGCCGAGCGACAGGGCGGCCAGCAGGGCGGTGAGCCACACCATCCAACGGTTGCTTCTCGACGCCCCCTCCTCCGGCACCCGCGCCGTCACGGTGGTGGGGGAGTCGTCCGCCGGGGGCTGGTCCTCGGCGATGTAGTGGCGGGCGGCGTCGGTGACGGCGTTGCGGGCCAGTTTGCGCAGGTCATCGCGCATGGCGGCGGCCGTCTGGTAGCGGTCCGCCGGGTGCTTGGCCATGGCGGTGAGCACCACGGCATCGACGTTGACGGCGGCGGTGGGGGAGAGGGCGTCGATAAGCGAGGACGGTGCCTCCGGGTCCTCCTGCACATGCTGGTACGCGACGGCGAAGGGCGTCTCGCCCTCGAAGGGCGGACGGCCGGTGACCGTCTCGTAGAGGACGCAGCCGAGGGCGTAGACGTCGGAGCGGGCGTCGGCGGCCTTGCCGCGGGCCTGCTCCGGGGAGAGGTACTGCGCGGTGCCGATGACGGCGGAGGTCTGCGTCATCGCGGACGTCGAGTCGTCGAGTGCGCGGGCGATGCCGAAGTCCATCACCTTCACCTCGCCGGTGTTGGTGATCATGATGTTCGCCGGCTTGACGTCGCGGTGGATGATGCCCGCGTCGTGGCTGGCCTGCAGGGCCTCCGCCACGGGGACGAGCAGCTCCGCGGCGCGGGACGGGCTGAGCGGCCCCTCCTCGCGGACGATGTCCCGCAGCGTCCGGCCGTGGACCCGCTCCATGACGATGTACGGCACGGTCACGCCGTCGATGGTGGTCTCACCCGTGTCGAAGACCGCCACGATCGTCGGGTGGTTGAGCCGCCCGGAGTTCTGCGCCTCACGGCGGAAACGCTCCCGGAAGTTGACGTCACGGGCCAGCTCGAGACGCAGCCGCTTCACGGCGACGTCCCGGCCCAGCAGCGTGTCCTCGGCGGCGAACACCTCGGACATGCCTCCGGTGCCGATCACCTCGGCCAGCTGGTAGCGGTCACCGAGCAGCGTCATCAGTTACCTCCGTTGATCAGATTCCCCAGCGTATCCGGAAGTGGGTCGGGATCGCCGGGGGTTCCGTCACCGGGGTCGACCGGGGGCGCGGTGGTCACCGGCGGCGGGGTCGGCTGTCCGGTCGGCTGCGTCGTCGGTTCCGGGGTCGGCTGCGTCGTCGATTCCGGGGTCGGCTCCGGCTCGGGGCTGGGGGACTCCTCGGTGGGGGTGACGAACTCGGTGGTGGTCTCCGGGGCGCGGGTCGTCGGCGGGGGTGTCGTCACCTGCTCCGGTTCCGGCGAGGGCGTGACCCACTCGGTGACGATCTCCTGCGTGGTCGTCGGGGTCGTGCTCGGCTCGTCGCCGCCGGCGCCCTCGAAGAGCCCCGCCTGCCAGGCGAGGTACATGCCGCCGCCGAGCAGCGCCGCGATGAGCACCGCGAGGAGCAGGCCGGTGCCGAA of the Corynebacterium humireducens NBRC 106098 = DSM 45392 genome contains:
- a CDS encoding NAD(P)/FAD-dependent oxidoreductase: MAIHHRIVIIGGGNAGISVAARLRIKGQDDIAVIEPSDKHYYQPLWTMIGGGQGNIKSTERPQASVMPQGVAWIKGAAEGVDPEKNEVRLSDGTVVSYDYLVVCPGIQLDWDKTPGLPEALKTPNVSSNYRFDLAPKTWQMIKHMKQGTAVFTMPTDPIKCGGAPQKIAYLAADHWRKEGVLDDIHVILVLPSPGMFGVKVFSDELEKVAAKYGIDVRFNSELTEVDGATQTATIRDNSSGESEDIHYDIMHVVPKQSAPDWVKNSPLADPDNPLGYVKVDKHTLQHTEYPNVFSLGDASSAPNSKTGAAIRKQAPVLVKNLLAAMEGRALSPTYEGYASCPLVTSQRSVLLAEFNYKMEPTPSIPVIDTTKPRFDMWVLKRYGLPFMYWNLILKGRA
- a CDS encoding cation diffusion facilitator family transporter, with amino-acid sequence MAHDHDHGHAPLRALGVAAAITGTIFTAELVGGLVSGSLALLSDAMHMLSDAAGLLIALLAALVGKRAASASATFGYRRVEVLAALFNAVAVTGVVVWILVQAIGRLGGHHDIDTTMMLGVAVVGLVANAASAWVLSRHGGDDLNVRGALLHVLADLLGSVAVIIAGLVIRWTGWAPADTIASLAIVAFVLPRSLGLLWQTLGVLMERAPRGVDTREVERVLAGLPGVTDVHDLHVWSMDGVTPLATAHLVVDEACVPAGECGVLGAAQAALRELHIEHSTIQLEHPGHVEHEAVCRGQ
- a CDS encoding methylenetetrahydrofolate reductase; translated protein: MNANAPQYSAKRRFSASAPLDTFDPEEWRQAPVPERTSLSFEVMPPRHDADEAKIDELLDTLQSYNPDYISVTSSRNSGWLEGTAKFIAKISAQTRIPTVAHLACTAGTREELIGWINRLMDSGVRGLLALRGDLAEGQTGMPEGYLKHATDLINLIQEIEEEQVARFGAGRLAIGVAAYPSGHEESTSRDEDIDVLLAKQRLGADFAITQLFFDAEDYLRFLERARLAGVRIPLIPGIMPMTSVARLRRMGQLSGLTVPDRLISRLEAAGPESEYQTGLDLTAELAQTILDAGAGGMHVYTFNRPDTTTELLDRIGITPDPRVRE
- the metE gene encoding 5-methyltetrahydropteroyltriglutamate--homocysteine S-methyltransferase — translated: MSSTAFPTFTIEGYPRVGANRELKKALESFWAGRIDEETFISSAHSIRLENYARLRDLGLDQDYAIPADVALYDQVLETGVTVGLIGGDAAEVDLTEYFALARGTAERSPLEMTKWFDTNYHYLVPEVAEDTVITPRPQRILDIVAEAKEAGHTVRPFLVGPVTLLAKSKAAENAGEGFNPLSRLEDLTAAYAQVLAALKEAGVEWVQLAEPALVADLTIRSDADLAADAKATYEALLGSEDRPQVLITTPYGALRNGLDALVAAKPEALQVDLAPVTLANEEGYVERVAKAVAGTGITLAAGVIDGRNIWAADLRERLSVLEELKKGGVEKIAVTSSVSLQHVPHTVSVEKNLPVDVAGWLSFADEKIGEAQALATALEGGSVAAADAFARSDRAVRTRRESARTHNQAVQDRVAALPDGQVAREPEFEGRVEAQKVLNLPKLPTTTIGSFPQTTEIRKARADHRSGALTDEQYTDALKDEVKSVIELQERLGIDVLVHGEPERNDMVQYFAELLDGFVTTEHGWVQSYGSRCTRPSIVVGDVSRPKAMTVEWAKYAQSLSDKHVKGMLTGPVTILAWSFTRDDVPKSVSADQIGVALADEVADLEAAGINVIQIDEPALRELLPLREEDRPAYLDWAVRSFRLVSLDAKPTTQIHTHLCYSEFGQIIDAVAALDADVTSIEAARSRMELLGDLDESFHSEIGPGIWDIHSPRVPDVAELTELIKAALVNVPTERLWVNPDCGLKTRGYAETEASLRNMVLARDLVVESL
- a CDS encoding peptidylprolyl isomerase, with the protein product MTNKTATATLHTNRGDIVIELFGNHAPATVANFVGLADGSKEYSTENASGEKSGPFYDGAVFHRVIDGFMIQGGDPTGTGRGGPGYMFADEFHPELRFDRPYLLAMANAGPGTNGSQFFITVGPTPHLNNRHTIFGEVVDAESQKVVDAIASTPTDRMDRPVDPVMIESVTIA
- a CDS encoding rhomboid family intramembrane serine protease — its product is MLTLRRWWEQAPATTLFTALAVVVYIITAVQSRSLMNNLSASSLGDAWLLYGPEVSTGGLDRLRALGAAFLHIDLGHVAINGFLLMLIGREIERFAGTALYTAAFLTGAVGASATVLWMDWAQPTAGASGALFALMMLLVGVARVSGGDLRAPLAFVGVNVIYTFLAPSVSLWGHMGGLLTGGAMLFFFVHPDVRVRWAGVLAVLTASVVAVGLV
- the crgA gene encoding cell division protein CrgA, whose product is MPKAKITKNTIPATTSSANRTPVKINTGGTPVWYKAIMFGFMLAGLGWLIVNYLAGHQIGFMVELGAWNYGIGFGLFVIGLLMTMGWR